The Pseudomonadota bacterium genomic interval CCAGCACCAGCGGTGCCGTATAGCCGCCGGTCCAATCGCGAAGCACGCCGAAGGTCCCCGGCGCAAAGGCGAAGACCGCCTGGTTGATCGCGGTCAAGAGCGCCACCACCCGCTGCACCTGCGCCCGCTCATATTCCGCCTGCGCCATCAAGGGCGGCAGCGTCACCAGATTGCCGAAGCCGAGGCCGAAAAGAATGCAGCCTGCCACCACCATGGGCGCGCCATCCGCCGCCGCGACCAGGCTGACGCCGCAAGCTTGCACGAAGAGATTGGCGGCGGTCACCAGGCGGCGATCGGCGGCGCCGATCAATTCGCCCAGCAGCAATCGTCCGCCGATGCCGCAGCCGGTGATTAAGCTCAAGGAGGCCGCCGCTCCGGCCTCGCCCAAACGCGGCGCCAGCAGGGTCACCAGATGCGCCGCCAGCCCGACCTGCGCAAAGAGGCCGAGGGCGAAGGTGCCCGACATGGTGAGAAAGCGCGGCATGCGCAGAAGCTGGGCGCGCGTCAGGAGTGCCGGCTTCGGCGTCGGTTGGCTCCGCTGGCTCGAGTGGAGGCTCGAATCCTTGCCGTCGGGGGCGAGGCCCAGCGCCTCCGGCGTCCGGCCGAGATAGCGACCGGAGAGCCACCACAAGGCGAGCAGCAGCGGCAGCACCATAGTGAGTGTCGCCGGCACCAAGCCCAGGCGGTTTATCAAGAGCATCCACACCGGCGCCAGCACCAAGCCGCCGAAGCTGGCGCCGTTGAGAGCATGGCCGAGGGCCGCTGCCCGCCTCGCCTCGAACCAGGGTGCGACGATGGCATTGATCGCCGCCCCGCTAGTCGCAGCCCAACCCATGCTGGTGAGGAGAATGGCCGCGAAGAGCTGCCAAGGCGCTGCGGCCAAGGACCAGGCGAGCATGCCGAGCGCCAGTGCCGCGCCGCCGAGGCGGGTCGTCCATACGAGGCCGAGCCGGCGATGGATATCGCTCAAATAGGCGATGATCCCGGCGCCCACGATGTAGTGGGCGGTGATCGCCATCGAAATGACGGAGACCGGCCATCCCCGGCTTTCATGCAGCGCATAGAGGAACACCGACGGCCCGTAGAAGCCGAGGCCCCAGCCATAGGCGGCAACCGCGAAGGCGGCGGCCACCACCTTCCAGCCGAAGAAGACTTTGCCTATGTCTCGCTCTTCGATCGTCGTCATCGCCTCGACCTTGATGGCGCATTCTGGATAGCATCGCGACGAAGCCGCATGCTCGCCGGAATCGGACGCGGTCGTCCGCGGGGAGGGTTGGGGAGGGGGTGATCCTCACCCCCTCCCATAGTCCACCCCCAGAGAAGGGTTGCGGATGCGCCGAAGCCGGCGATGATGGTGGGTGATGCTCGACCACGCGGAATGCGAAGCCGCCCGTCAGCGGCGCGATCACGGCTATGACGGCCGCTTCTTCACCGGCGTCAGGACCACGCGGATCTATTGCCGCCCGGTCTGCCCGGTGAAGCCGGCGCGACCGGAGAATGTGCGCTTCTATCCCACCGCGGCGGCGGCGGAGGCGGCGGGCTTTCGACCGTGCTTGCGCTGCCGGCCGGAGACCGCACCCTTCAGCCCGGCCTGGAAGGGCTCGCGCGCCATCGTCGAGCGCGCGAGCCGGCTCATTCAAAACCACGCCCTCGGTGACGGCTCGGTCGAAGCGCTGGCGGCGCGTGTCGGCATCGGGGCAAGGCAGCTCTCGCGCCTCTTCCGCAAACATCTCGGCGCCAGCCCGACTGAGATGGCGCGTACGGCCAGGGTGCAGCGCGCCAAGCGGCTCTTGGACGAAACCCGGCTCACCATCGCCGAGGTGGCGCTCCGCGCCGGCTTCGGCAGCCTCAGGCGCTTCAACGCCGTCTTCGCCGAGGTCTACCGGCGGCCGCCCTCCTCCATCCGCCGCCAGCGGCGTCAGCCGATGAGCCTCAGCCTTCCGCGGGACCGTGCTGCCCAGCGGACGACGGCTTAGGCCTTCTCCAGACGCACATCGGCCACGCGCCCGTCGGTCATGCGGACGAGCTCGTCGGGGGTGAGGGGGAAGACGGCATTGGGCGTGCCGGCGGCAGCGTAGAGCCGGGTGAGCGCCAAGAGATCGCGATCGATGACGGTGATCGGCGGCTCGGAATGGCCGATGGGGGCGACGCCGCCGATGGCAAAGCCGGTGCGCTCGCGCACGAAGGCGGCATCCGCCTTGCCGATCGCCTGGCCGATCACGCTCGCGACCTTGGCTTCGTCCACCCGGTTGCCCCCCGAGGCGATCACCAGGACCGCGCGGTTGCTGGGCTTGGCGCGGAAAATGAGGCTCTTCACGATCTCCTCCACCCGGCAGCCCATGGCGGCGGCGGCCTCGGCCGCACTTCTGGTCGAATCCGGCAGCTCGACCACCGTGTTTGAAAAGCCGCGCCCGGCCAGCAGATCCTGCACCCGCTGTGCGGCTGGTTTCAGAGCTCCCACCATCGTTGCCGATCCCTTTGCTGAATGCGTGGCGGCGGACCATGCCATTGTCCGCGTGCGATTTGGAAGAAGAGGATTTCACCACGGAGACACGGAGGGCACGGAGGAAGAGTTGATCATTTCTGGCGCGAAGCGCCGAGGACATTTCTTCTCGGTGCCCTCCGTGTCTCCGTGGTGAATCTTTTTGTAGGCGCCAGTGGCGCGAATCGATAAGCGCAGGTACTAAATCCCCATGGCGGCCTCACCCGACCCAGCCGGCACCGATGCGATCGCCGCGCTCGCCCAATCGGTCATCACCGGCGAGCGGCGCGCGCTGGCCCGGGCGATCACCTTGGTCGAGTCGACCCGGACCGACGATCGCACGCGGGCCGAACGGCTCATCGAAGCCCTGCTGCCATCGACCGGAGGCTCCATCCGGCTTGGCATCTCGGGAGCGCCTGGGGTCGGCAAGTCGAGCTTCATCGAGGCCTTCGGGCTCTACCTCGTGCGCCAGGGGCTGAAAGTGGCGGTGCTGGCGGTCGATCCCTCCTCGGAGATCAGCCGCGGCTCGATCCTGGGCGACAAGACAAGGATGCCGGAGCTCTCGCGCAACCCGTCGGCCTTCATCCGGCCCTCGCCGACCTCGGGCGCATTGGGCGGTGTCGCCCGGCGCACCCGCGAGGCGGTGCATGTGGTGGAGGCCGCCGGCTTCGATGTGGTCATGGTCGAGACCGTCGGTGTCGGCCAGTCGGAGACCGACGTCGCCGATTTGACCGACATGTTCCTGTTGCTGCTGGCGCCGGGCGGCGGCGACGAGCTGCAAGGCTTGAAGAAGGGTATCGTCGAGCTCGCCCACGCGCTCATCGTCAACAAGGCCGACGGCGATCTCAAAGCCGCCGCCGAGCGGGCGGCGGCCGACTACAAGGGAGCGCTCGGCATCCTCGGCTCGCAAGGCGACGGGCGCTGGCGCCCGGAGGTGCTCTTGTGCTCGGCGCGCGAGGAAGCGGGGCTCGCCGAGATCTGGCAGATGATCGGCCGCTACCGCAAGACCATCGGTCCCGCTCAGCTCGCGCTACGCCGCGCCGATCAGGCCAAGCGCTGGATGTGGCGGGAGGTGGAAGATGGCTTGTTAGCCGCCTTCAAGACGGATCCCGCCGTGAACCATCGCATCGCGGCACTCGAGGCCGAGGTGGCGCGCGGCACCATGAGTCCGGCGGCGGCTGCGGGGGAACTCCTGGGGATTTTCCGGGGCGGCGGCAAGAGCCAGCGATAGGCGCGGAAGGATGCAGTCCAAGCCCGTCCCTCCCTGCGCGTGCGCCGGGACCGGGACGCTGGGACTGTGGATGCGCCGC includes:
- a CDS encoding MFS transporter, with translation MTTIEERDIGKVFFGWKVVAAAFAVAAYGWGLGFYGPSVFLYALHESRGWPVSVISMAITAHYIVGAGIIAYLSDIHRRLGLVWTTRLGGAALALGMLAWSLAAAPWQLFAAILLTSMGWAATSGAAINAIVAPWFEARRAAALGHALNGASFGGLVLAPVWMLLINRLGLVPATLTMVLPLLLALWWLSGRYLGRTPEALGLAPDGKDSSLHSSQRSQPTPKPALLTRAQLLRMPRFLTMSGTFALGLFAQVGLAAHLVTLLAPRLGEAGAAASLSLITGCGIGGRLLLGELIGAADRRLVTAANLFVQACGVSLVAAADGAPMVVAGCILFGLGFGNLVTLPPLMAQAEYERAQVQRVVALLTAINQAVFAFAPGTFGVLRDWTGGYTAPLVLAVSLQLAGVLLVLAGRRHLHMKL
- a CDS encoding methylphosphotriester-DNA--protein-cysteine methyltransferase family protein; the protein is MLDHAECEAARQRRDHGYDGRFFTGVRTTRIYCRPVCPVKPARPENVRFYPTAAAAEAAGFRPCLRCRPETAPFSPAWKGSRAIVERASRLIQNHALGDGSVEALAARVGIGARQLSRLFRKHLGASPTEMARTARVQRAKRLLDETRLTIAEVALRAGFGSLRRFNAVFAEVYRRPPSSIRRQRRQPMSLSLPRDRAAQRTTA
- a CDS encoding YbaK/EbsC family protein, yielding MVGALKPAAQRVQDLLAGRGFSNTVVELPDSTRSAAEAAAAMGCRVEEIVKSLIFRAKPSNRAVLVIASGGNRVDEAKVASVIGQAIGKADAAFVRERTGFAIGGVAPIGHSEPPITVIDRDLLALTRLYAAAGTPNAVFPLTPDELVRMTDGRVADVRLEKA
- the meaB gene encoding methylmalonyl Co-A mutase-associated GTPase MeaB; this encodes MAASPDPAGTDAIAALAQSVITGERRALARAITLVESTRTDDRTRAERLIEALLPSTGGSIRLGISGAPGVGKSSFIEAFGLYLVRQGLKVAVLAVDPSSEISRGSILGDKTRMPELSRNPSAFIRPSPTSGALGGVARRTREAVHVVEAAGFDVVMVETVGVGQSETDVADLTDMFLLLLAPGGGDELQGLKKGIVELAHALIVNKADGDLKAAAERAAADYKGALGILGSQGDGRWRPEVLLCSAREEAGLAEIWQMIGRYRKTIGPAQLALRRADQAKRWMWREVEDGLLAAFKTDPAVNHRIAALEAEVARGTMSPAAAAGELLGIFRGGGKSQR